In one window of Nitrosarchaeum sp. DNA:
- the cobO gene encoding cob(I)yrinic acid a,c-diamide adenosyltransferase: MDESGLIIVYTGKGKGKTTAALGIALRATGYAKKTCMIQFIKGSWHYGEMYSSKRLEPEFEMVAIGKGFVGIIDDKSPKEDHKKIANEAIKISTKKIQSGKYDIVILDEINYAINLGLVKLEDVINLIKTKPKNLDLVLTGNYAKDEIIKLADLVTEMREIKHPFQHGIKAKKGIDF, translated from the coding sequence ATGGATGAAAGCGGGTTAATAATAGTATACACTGGAAAGGGTAAAGGAAAAACCACTGCCGCTTTAGGAATTGCATTAAGAGCTACAGGTTATGCAAAAAAAACATGCATGATACAATTTATCAAAGGTTCATGGCATTATGGTGAAATGTATTCATCAAAAAGACTCGAACCGGAATTTGAAATGGTGGCTATAGGAAAAGGATTTGTTGGTATTATAGACGATAAGAGTCCCAAAGAAGATCATAAAAAAATTGCAAATGAGGCAATTAAAATCAGTACTAAAAAAATCCAGTCAGGAAAGTATGATATTGTGATTTTAGATGAGATAAACTATGCCATAAATTTAGGTTTGGTAAAACTTGAAGATGTAATTAATTTGATTAAAACAAAACCAAAGAATCTAGATCTTGTGTTAACTGGAAATTATGCCAAAGATGAAATTATCAAATTAGCTGACCTAGTAACGGAAATGAGGGAGATAAAACATCCATTTCAACATGGAATAAAAGCAAAGAAAGGAATTGATTTCTGA
- a CDS encoding translation initiation factor IF-2 subunit alpha, with protein MSTEVQEMPEQGEIVLATITKVMDHGAYVTLDEYNEIQGFLHISEIAPGWIRSVSKFVKDGEKKVLLVKKVNSDRGDIDLSLKQVSKDQKKQKLKEVKKFEKGKTLLQNVKEKGDLSDKDIEKLEDIIYSKFDSVYDAFIEIARNGIESIKEFKLPKKTATVIEEICSKIKLPSVEIRGIMEITNNKSDGVEIIKKALLDATKKDPTIDITYLGAPKYRLSITAEDFKSAEKTLKPILVEIQDSIEKKKGSFKFTREESKKTREN; from the coding sequence ATGTCTACCGAAGTTCAAGAGATGCCAGAACAGGGAGAAATTGTTCTTGCTACAATAACCAAAGTCATGGATCATGGGGCATATGTTACATTAGATGAATATAATGAAATTCAAGGGTTTTTGCATATTTCGGAAATTGCACCTGGTTGGATTAGATCAGTTAGTAAGTTTGTAAAAGACGGTGAGAAAAAAGTACTACTAGTAAAAAAAGTAAATTCAGACAGAGGTGACATAGACTTGTCATTAAAGCAAGTATCAAAGGATCAAAAAAAACAGAAGTTAAAAGAAGTTAAGAAATTTGAAAAGGGAAAAACATTATTACAAAATGTTAAGGAAAAAGGAGATCTCTCAGATAAAGATATTGAGAAATTAGAAGATATTATTTATTCAAAATTTGATTCTGTGTATGATGCATTTATTGAAATTGCAAGAAATGGAATAGAATCAATAAAAGAGTTTAAGCTTCCTAAAAAAACAGCTACAGTAATTGAAGAAATATGCTCCAAAATTAAACTACCCTCAGTCGAGATTAGAGGAATTATGGAAATTACTAATAATAAATCAGATGGAGTTGAAATCATTAAAAAAGCGCTTTTGGATGCAACAAAAAAAGATCCTACAATAGACATTACATATTTGGGTGCACCAAAATATAGATTATCTATTACTGCCGAAGATTTTAAATCCGCTGAAAAAACACTAAAACCTATACTTGTAGAGATTCAGGACAGTATAGAAAAAAAGAAAGGTTCATTCAAATTCACCAGAGAAGAATCTAAAAAAACAAGAGAGAACTAA
- a CDS encoding RNA-protein complex protein Nop10: protein MRFQLRKCLKCNHYSLKEKCPLCNEETISAHPAKFSPDDKYMRYRLAERYN from the coding sequence ATGAGATTTCAATTAAGAAAATGTTTAAAGTGTAATCATTACTCACTTAAGGAAAAATGTCCCTTATGTAATGAAGAAACTATCTCAGCACATCCAGCTAAATTTTCACCAGATGACAAATACATGAGATATAGACTGGCTGAAAGATACAATTAA
- a CDS encoding STT3 domain-containing protein translates to MISNVTLVSLGKFDLKLHHLLIIGILSLSFSISFLVRSQAADYGWELNEFDPFFNYRATQYIVDNGINAYFEWNDELSWYPHGRDVSQTSQVVLHVTAAVTYWIFGGGMDLYDFTILFPVVFGSLSTVVIFALVRVIGGTTAGLLSALLFSVSLPLIVRGTIGWFKSEPLGLFLGILALYFLLSGLNSKNTKIAIVKLIAAGITVPLSISAWGGSQFFIIPIGIFFLTLPFVRSDHKFIMWAVPLFTATVFLVSLSFERLSASFTFGLGGASLLIPTIFIVACIFIQSKSNENKKTRNGLLFLAAILIIGASLLIINAESEFLSLPSYRYLNAINPFLTTSIPLVDSVAEHASTTISQSFFFHSILMIFAGLGIWFMIKNQKEKNSNFIKNDLILFSLIFGLIGIYVSSAFVRLEVFASISLIILSSVGLSILVRNVLNNTESKKSKNLIIKSSFLAGIIILLVIPISFPENGSWVTATKSPPTILNGGTAYPVSTNDWTESMEWIKNNTPKDAVIASWWDYGYWISTLGERASIADNSTLNSQIIENLAKMLMSSPDQAWKMLTEMQSDYVVVFVSGQRLAVDNDDQALYVLQGGGDESKKQWFIRIAEESLPKYLESDGMSGTDHFWNETLLGKMFPFTPLAYVNFQTNQQSATYQPGFTPVYVKDIKYPSDSNGPFRLVHASPSFDAEKGQPMIGVFIYQVNKDYVPTK, encoded by the coding sequence TTGATTTCAAATGTAACTTTGGTCTCATTAGGAAAATTTGATCTAAAACTACACCATCTCTTGATTATAGGAATTCTATCGTTGTCTTTTTCTATTTCTTTTTTAGTTAGATCACAAGCAGCTGATTATGGTTGGGAATTAAATGAATTTGATCCTTTTTTCAATTATAGAGCTACACAATATATTGTTGATAATGGAATAAATGCATATTTTGAATGGAACGATGAACTTAGTTGGTATCCTCATGGAAGAGATGTTTCACAAACTTCCCAAGTAGTCCTTCACGTTACTGCTGCTGTTACATATTGGATTTTTGGTGGAGGTATGGATCTTTATGATTTTACAATTCTTTTTCCTGTTGTTTTTGGATCTCTTAGTACTGTTGTAATTTTTGCGCTAGTCAGAGTGATTGGTGGAACAACTGCTGGGTTGCTTTCTGCATTATTATTTTCCGTATCGTTACCTTTGATAGTAAGAGGTACAATTGGTTGGTTCAAATCTGAACCTCTTGGCTTATTTTTAGGCATTTTGGCACTTTATTTTTTGCTTAGCGGTCTTAATTCTAAAAATACAAAGATAGCAATTGTAAAATTAATAGCTGCAGGAATTACTGTACCGTTATCTATTTCTGCATGGGGTGGTAGCCAGTTTTTTATAATTCCTATAGGTATTTTCTTTCTTACGCTACCTTTTGTAAGATCTGATCATAAATTTATCATGTGGGCAGTTCCTCTTTTCACTGCAACTGTATTTTTGGTTTCTCTAAGTTTTGAAAGATTGAGTGCAAGTTTTACTTTTGGATTGGGGGGAGCTTCCTTATTAATTCCAACAATTTTCATTGTTGCTTGTATTTTTATTCAAAGTAAAAGCAATGAAAACAAAAAAACTAGAAATGGCTTGTTGTTTTTAGCTGCCATTCTGATAATCGGTGCAAGTCTTTTAATCATTAATGCAGAATCTGAATTTTTATCTCTTCCAAGTTATAGATATCTAAATGCAATTAATCCTTTTTTGACCACTTCAATTCCCCTAGTAGATTCAGTTGCAGAACATGCTAGCACAACAATTTCACAGTCATTTTTCTTTCATTCAATTCTAATGATATTTGCAGGATTAGGAATATGGTTTATGATAAAAAATCAAAAAGAAAAAAATTCTAATTTTATTAAAAATGATCTAATTTTATTTTCATTAATCTTTGGATTAATTGGGATTTACGTTAGTTCTGCATTTGTAAGATTGGAAGTATTTGCGTCTATATCTTTGATAATATTGTCTTCAGTAGGATTGTCAATACTTGTAAGAAATGTTTTAAACAACACAGAGAGTAAAAAATCTAAAAATCTAATTATAAAATCTTCATTTCTTGCAGGAATTATAATTCTTCTAGTTATACCAATTTCTTTTCCTGAGAATGGTAGTTGGGTTACGGCAACAAAATCCCCACCTACGATTCTTAATGGTGGTACTGCTTATCCAGTCAGTACAAATGATTGGACAGAATCTATGGAGTGGATAAAAAACAACACTCCTAAAGATGCTGTAATTGCATCTTGGTGGGATTATGGATACTGGATATCTACACTGGGTGAACGAGCCTCAATAGCTGACAATTCTACATTAAATTCCCAAATTATAGAAAATCTTGCAAAAATGTTAATGAGTTCTCCAGATCAAGCATGGAAAATGTTAACAGAGATGCAATCTGATTATGTGGTAGTTTTTGTTTCAGGTCAGAGGTTGGCAGTTGACAATGATGATCAGGCTCTTTATGTATTACAAGGTGGTGGAGATGAATCAAAAAAACAATGGTTCATACGAATTGCTGAGGAATCTCTGCCAAAATATTTAGAATCTGATGGTATGAGTGGCACTGATCATTTTTGGAATGAAACTTTATTGGGCAAAATGTTTCCATTTACTCCATTAGCTTATGTCAACTTCCAAACAAATCAACAATCTGCAACATACCAACCAGGATTTACACCAGTATATGTAAAAGACATCAAATATCCTTCTGACAGTAATGGTCCATTTAGACTAGTTCATGCATCCCCAAGCTTTGATGCAGAAAAAGGCCAACCGATGATAGGAGTATTCATTTATCAAGTAAACAAAGATTATGTCCCAACTAAATGA
- a CDS encoding YbhB/YbcL family Raf kinase inhibitor-like protein gives MIDVTNLILESTAFKNGEQIPKKYGYKNTNINPPLTIKGIPKDTKSLVLIMDDPDAMGAVGKVWVHWVVWNIAPTVEIKENSIPIGAIEGKTDFGEIGYGGPAPPDKEHTYIFKLYALNIKLNLKEGSSKKDVEKSMKDHILAEAKLTGRYSP, from the coding sequence ATGATTGATGTGACTAATTTAATTTTGGAAAGTACTGCTTTTAAAAATGGAGAACAAATTCCAAAAAAATATGGCTATAAAAATACCAACATAAATCCACCATTAACAATTAAGGGAATCCCAAAAGATACCAAGTCGCTAGTTCTAATAATGGATGATCCTGATGCAATGGGTGCAGTAGGAAAAGTCTGGGTACATTGGGTAGTGTGGAATATTGCACCTACTGTAGAAATAAAAGAAAATTCAATTCCTATTGGAGCCATTGAGGGTAAAACTGATTTTGGAGAAATAGGTTACGGTGGACCAGCTCCACCTGACAAAGAACATACTTACATTTTCAAATTATATGCATTAAATATAAAATTGAATTTAAAGGAAGGCTCATCAAAAAAAGATGTCGAAAAATCAATGAAAGATCACATTCTTGCCGAAGCTAAACTAACCGGCAGATATTCTCCGTAA
- a CDS encoding PIN domain-containing protein has product MVEVICDTNFLIHLATRRIKNIDNLDVEIGQITFVVPQVVQNELSGLIKNPKKQQDISQTLNFIKNFKVLPLNGNFADKELIDYVKKNGSIIGTMDKELKKQIKKFGGTIMSLSNDKIVLES; this is encoded by the coding sequence TTGGTTGAAGTTATTTGTGATACCAATTTCTTAATTCATCTAGCAACTAGAAGAATCAAAAATATTGATAATCTTGATGTTGAAATAGGACAGATCACTTTTGTCGTCCCACAAGTTGTTCAAAATGAACTCTCTGGATTAATTAAAAATCCTAAAAAACAACAAGATATTAGTCAAACACTAAATTTCATAAAAAATTTCAAAGTACTTCCTTTAAATGGAAATTTTGCAGATAAAGAACTAATTGATTATGTAAAAAAAAATGGTTCCATTATTGGCACCATGGACAAAGAATTGAAAAAACAAATCAAAAAATTTGGTGGAACTATAATGTCTTTGTCAAATGATAAAATTGTTTTAGAATCATAG
- a CDS encoding translation initiation factor IF-2 subunit gamma, with amino-acid sequence MHWRETLPDWYIKKYGHQPCVNIGTAGHVDHGKTTLIQALTGSWTSVHSQELKRGITIRVGYSDAAFYKCKSCEDPLGYSTTPKCKNCGKESELSRVVSFVDSPGHESLMANMLSGSALMDGALLLIASNEPVPKPQTKEHLLALQTLGIQQIVIVQNKVDLISYDEAITNQQDITKFVKGTHAAKAPIIPISAQSGLNIDALIGAIESTIKTPERDESKDPIMHVLRSFDVNKPGIKLKNIKGGVIGGSLTQGTLNIGDEIEIKPGIMDEKKKSYEPLLTEITSLGTAAGIVDSVKPGGLVAIGTKLDPAMTRSDSFIGSVIGKPRTLPENSTQIKLEVNLFDSAVGAAEDTKVLPIQVGELLRLNIGTAPILGKVSKIKSNSIDIELRRPACIFEGGNVAISRRITDRWRLIGAGILG; translated from the coding sequence ATGCACTGGCGAGAAACACTTCCTGATTGGTACATAAAAAAATATGGTCATCAACCATGTGTGAATATTGGAACTGCCGGTCATGTTGATCATGGAAAAACTACACTAATTCAAGCATTAACAGGTTCATGGACAAGTGTTCACAGTCAAGAACTAAAAAGGGGAATTACTATACGTGTAGGTTACTCTGATGCAGCATTTTACAAATGTAAAAGTTGTGAAGATCCATTAGGATATTCAACAACTCCAAAATGTAAAAACTGTGGGAAAGAAAGTGAATTATCCCGAGTTGTTAGTTTTGTAGATAGTCCAGGCCACGAAAGTCTGATGGCAAACATGCTTTCAGGTTCAGCTTTAATGGATGGGGCATTATTACTAATAGCTTCTAATGAACCAGTACCTAAACCACAAACCAAAGAACATCTTTTGGCACTTCAAACACTTGGAATACAACAAATTGTAATTGTACAAAATAAAGTAGATTTAATTTCATATGATGAAGCTATTACTAATCAACAAGATATTACAAAATTTGTTAAAGGAACACATGCTGCAAAAGCGCCAATCATTCCAATATCTGCTCAATCCGGACTCAACATAGATGCATTAATTGGTGCAATAGAATCAACCATTAAAACTCCAGAAAGAGATGAATCAAAAGATCCAATAATGCATGTATTGAGATCTTTTGATGTCAACAAACCTGGAATTAAATTAAAAAATATCAAGGGTGGTGTAATTGGCGGTAGTTTAACACAGGGAACTTTGAATATAGGCGATGAAATTGAAATTAAACCAGGAATAATGGATGAAAAAAAGAAGTCATATGAACCACTACTCACTGAGATTACTTCATTAGGTACAGCAGCTGGTATAGTAGATTCAGTAAAACCAGGAGGTTTGGTCGCAATTGGTACAAAACTAGATCCTGCAATGACTAGAAGTGATTCTTTTATAGGTTCTGTAATTGGAAAACCTAGAACCCTACCAGAAAATTCAACTCAAATTAAACTCGAAGTAAATTTATTTGATTCTGCTGTTGGAGCAGCTGAAGACACTAAAGTACTTCCAATCCAAGTTGGAGAACTGTTACGATTAAACATAGGCACTGCTCCAATTCTTGGTAAAGTTTCTAAAATCAAATCAAATAGCATAGACATTGAACTTCGAAGACCAGCTTGCATATTTGAAGGTGGCAATGTAGCCATTAGCAGAAGAATTACTGACCGATGGAGATTAATTGGTGCAGGAATACTTGGTTGA
- a CDS encoding S6e family ribosomal protein, with protein MTNFKLTVSDVKGKSITKELKDSDANKLLGLQLGNETDASIVGLQGKLKLTGGSDKSGVPMRNDIHGSARKYILLSKGVGLQAAEIGQRVRKLMRGNTVSEEIYQINCKFDGELPVEAPAEVAAEPQENK; from the coding sequence TTGACAAACTTCAAGCTTACCGTATCTGATGTAAAAGGAAAATCCATTACTAAGGAATTGAAAGACAGTGATGCAAACAAATTGCTTGGTTTACAACTAGGTAATGAAACAGATGCATCTATTGTAGGATTGCAAGGAAAACTAAAACTCACTGGTGGCAGTGATAAATCTGGAGTACCAATGAGAAATGATATTCATGGATCCGCAAGAAAATATATTTTACTTTCAAAGGGAGTTGGATTACAAGCAGCTGAAATAGGTCAAAGAGTAAGAAAACTTATGCGTGGTAATACTGTTTCAGAAGAAATTTACCAAATAAATTGTAAATTTGACGGAGAACTACCAGTAGAAGCTCCTGCTGAAGTAGCAGCAGAACCTCAAGAAAATAAATAA
- a CDS encoding zinc-domain-containing protein, translated as MDARCPECEKVAILNDEITIVKCPHCNFEADYDTYLAIMKDQAINMSYDYIPKRPGL; from the coding sequence ATGGATGCACGTTGCCCTGAATGTGAGAAAGTAGCAATTTTAAATGATGAAATTACTATAGTAAAATGTCCACATTGTAATTTTGAAGCAGATTATGATACGTATCTTGCGATAATGAAAGATCAAGCCATTAACATGTCATATGATTACATACCAAAAAGACCCGGGCTTTAA
- a CDS encoding tetratricopeptide repeat protein, which translates to MDTNDHQLLLPLVDEENICLPLPINVVSKYWNITLPMSEAIESAKQYANSNGSILIEGIESAERHGLKCKIINSSLSELKTVIVSGIPPIVILPGIPEITQHASVISGYDDNEKTILHYIQKGNYEGEQQEGAIPQELFDKEWSEDGRLLIILAPPSVLSSIKLDDTNEISNRLCLISERLIIQKNPSDALASLKKAIELDANNSTALYLIASLLNEQNSNDCIKYYERCIALNKRFYLAYVGLGNYYLKTNQFEKAEIQYTKAIEINPKRSAKIYKNRAYLKEKQKKNSEAKNDLKNYLKLFPKAKDRGIIEQAIREL; encoded by the coding sequence ATGGACACTAATGATCATCAACTTTTACTTCCTTTAGTAGACGAAGAAAATATTTGCTTGCCTTTGCCGATAAATGTAGTTTCAAAATATTGGAATATTACACTTCCAATGTCAGAAGCTATTGAATCTGCTAAACAATATGCAAATTCTAATGGAAGTATCTTAATTGAAGGAATTGAATCTGCAGAAAGACATGGACTAAAGTGTAAAATTATTAATTCTTCTTTATCTGAATTAAAAACAGTTATTGTTTCAGGAATACCTCCAATAGTAATTCTACCAGGAATTCCCGAAATTACACAACATGCTTCTGTAATATCTGGATATGATGATAATGAAAAAACTATCCTTCATTACATTCAAAAAGGAAATTATGAAGGCGAACAACAAGAGGGGGCAATTCCACAAGAACTTTTTGATAAAGAATGGTCTGAAGATGGACGATTACTAATTATTTTAGCACCACCAAGTGTCTTATCTTCTATAAAACTAGATGATACCAACGAAATCTCAAATCGATTATGTCTTATTTCTGAAAGATTAATCATACAAAAAAATCCTTCTGACGCTTTGGCATCTTTAAAAAAAGCAATTGAATTAGATGCAAATAACTCAACTGCATTATACTTGATAGCTAGTTTACTTAATGAACAAAACTCTAACGATTGTATAAAGTATTATGAAAGATGCATTGCTCTCAATAAGCGGTTTTATCTTGCATATGTGGGACTAGGTAACTATTATCTTAAAACCAATCAATTTGAAAAAGCTGAAATTCAATATACTAAAGCCATTGAAATCAATCCTAAAAGATCAGCAAAAATTTACAAAAATAGAGCTTATCTAAAAGAAAAACAAAAAAAGAATTCTGAAGCAAAAAATGATCTAAAAAATTATTTGAAACTTTTCCCAAAGGCTAAAGATCGTGGAATTATCGAGCAAGCAATAAGAGAATTATGA
- a CDS encoding type 1 glutamine amidotransferase, with protein sequence MLLIVDNGSVYTKTLINFLTEKNILFKIETPEMLDLKSLDDYNSFILSGRRKNEKITNQINSKIINHAIQNDKKLLGICYGAEMLALTLGGTIRKLAISQKGKEKISISKENILITNDLEVFESHGFEISKLPQFLHVVGSSKNCKFEIIQYENKPIFGTQFHPEMSNDGQNLIQKFCSL encoded by the coding sequence ATGCTACTAATAGTTGATAATGGGTCAGTTTATACAAAAACTTTGATTAATTTTTTAACTGAAAAAAATATTTTATTTAAAATTGAAACACCTGAAATGTTAGATTTAAAATCTTTAGATGATTATAATTCATTTATTTTATCTGGAAGAAGAAAAAATGAAAAAATAACAAACCAAATTAATTCTAAAATTATTAATCATGCAATTCAAAATGATAAAAAATTATTAGGAATATGTTATGGCGCAGAAATGTTGGCTTTGACTTTGGGTGGAACAATTAGAAAACTTGCAATATCTCAAAAAGGTAAGGAAAAAATTAGCATTAGCAAAGAGAATATACTAATTACAAACGATTTAGAAGTATTTGAAAGCCATGGATTTGAAATTTCTAAATTGCCTCAGTTTTTACACGTTGTGGGTTCATCTAAAAACTGTAAATTTGAAATTATTCAATATGAAAATAAACCTATTTTTGGAACTCAATTTCATCCTGAAATGAGTAATGATGGTCAAAATTTGATTCAAAAATTCTGTTCTCTTTGA